CACATTAACACATGGTTCCCCAAAATTGAATGCGCCTCACATGGTCGATATTGTTCGCCAGATTGCACAACTTCATCAAGCGGGTTTTCGTGTCGTGATTGTGACATCAGGGGCGATTGCTGCTGGACGACATTATTTAAATCATCCTCAACTTCCTCCAACCATTGCGTCAAAGCAGCTTTTAGCTGCAGTAGGGCAGAGTCAACTGATTCAAGCCTGGGAAAAATTATTTGCAATTTATGATATTCATATTGGACAAATTTTATTAACTCGTGCCGATATTGAAGATCGTGAACGTTTTTTAAATGCGCGCGATACATTACATGCGCTGTTGGACAATCACATTATTCCAGTGATTAACGAGAATGATGCGGTAGCAACGGCTGAGATTAAAGTAGGGGATAACGATAACTTATCGGCGTTAGTTGCGATTTTAGTGCAAGCGGAACAACTTTACTTATTAACGGATCAACAAGGCTTATACGAAAGCGATCCTCGTAAAAATCCAGATGCGAAATTGATTCCAGTGGTTGAGCAAATTACTGATCATATTCGTTCGATTGCAGGCGGTAGTGGTACAAACCTTGGTACTGGCGGGATGAGTACAAAAATTATTGCAGCAGATGTGGCAACGCGTTCAGGTATTGAAACGATAATTGCACCAGGTAGCCGACCTGATGTGATTGTGGATTTAGCCTACGATAAACCAATTGGCACGAAATTTATTGCACATCATTCAGATCGTCTCGAAAGTCGTAAACAGTGGTTATTTGCAGCTCCATCAGCGGGTATGCTGACGATTGATGAGGGTGCTGAAAATGCCATGTTAGTACAGAATAAATCGTTGTTGCCTGCAGGGATTACGGCTGTGGAAGGGCGTTTCTCACGTGGTGAAGTCGTCAAAATTAAGAATACCTCAGGTAAAGTGATTGCACTTGGTATGCTGCGTTATAACAGCGATGCGTTGGAATTAATCAAAGGGAAAAAATCCCAAGAAATTGAACAAATTCTTGGCTATGAGTACGGTGCAGTTGCGTTACATCGTGATGACATGATTGTGCTATAGCTTAAAATAGAAATCGGATCTCTTATATTTTCTGAACCTTCCTTTTATTTTGTTGGTCTATAAAACCATAAAAAGGGCAATAGCCCGATATTAAGTAGTAAAAGGAGACAACATGAGATTAATAGCAACCGTTTTAGCTGTTGGGCTATTAAGTGCTTGTACGCAGGGCTATTATGTAAAACATCGTAGCCCAATTCCAGTGAGCAAACATGTAAAGCGTTTAAATACGACGGTTTGTCATGATAAAGATGACTGGTATTTAGATGGTTATCGTGTAGGAAAAGATTTCCAAGCGCAAAGCCAATCTCAATTGAATAAACGAATTAATTATTGTGGCCGACGTGTACCTGAAGAGCTGAGAACCGCATGGTTTAACGGTTTTGATGCAGGCTCAAATGGCGTTCAGATTGATATAGAGGGTTATGATGAGGATGCTCTCTTAACCTATGATTATGACGATGATGATCGTTATAGCGAAGACGAAGAAGAATAAAAAAGTGCGGTTAATTTTAACCGCACTTTTTCTTTTTAAAGAATATCGAGTAATTCAACTTCAAACACTAGGGGTGAGAATGGTGGGATAGATGCGCCCGCACCACGTTCACCGTAAGCCAGTTCGTGTGGAATAGTGAGTTTCCATTTAGAACCAACAGGCATCATTTGTAATGCTTCAACCCAACCACGAATTACGCCATTTACTGGGAATTCAGCTGGTGCACCACGAGCAACAGAACTGTCGAATACGGTACCATCTGGTAATGTACCTGTGTAGTGAACACGTACTTTGTCAGTTGCAGATGGTTTGTTACCGTTACCTTCGCTTAAAATTTCGTATTGTAAACCGCTGTCAGTGACGTTTACGCCCGCTTTTTTCGCGTTTTCTTCTAAGAATTTTTTACCTTCTTCTTCAATCGCTTTAAATTGCGCTTGTTGTGCTTCAGCTGCTTGTTGTTGAAGCGCTTGAACAGAATGCATTAAATCATTAATTTCTAATGCTGGTTGATTACGATTTAACGCATCAAAAATGCCTTTTGCTACTGCTTCAACAGAAATATCCATTTGGCTATCTGCTAATTGTTGACCGATTTGTAAACCGATACCGTAGCTGCCTTTTTCAGAAATACTTTCTAATTTTACTTGTTCAAAAATTTGAGTTGTCATTGTTTTTTCCTTTGTTGTAAAACTATTTTTTCAATGCCAAGATTTCACCCATGCGAACAGGTTCATCAACACTTAAATGATCGGCAATTTGTACTTGTCCGGCTTGGAATAAATTAATTACGGTAGAACCAAGTTGGAACCAACCCATTTCTTGACCCTTGCTTAATTTAACCGCACTTTCACCTTCATAAGTCCACTCTTTCACTTCGTTATGACGTGGCGGATTAATCACGCCAGCCCAAACAGTGCCGATACTCGCAGTGATTGTTGCGCCCACTAAGATTTGTACCATGGTACCGAATTCAGTATCAAAGACACAAATTAC
This portion of the Haemophilus parainfluenzae T3T1 genome encodes:
- the proB gene encoding glutamate 5-kinase, which gives rise to MSANRKTIVVKFGTSTLTHGSPKLNAPHMVDIVRQIAQLHQAGFRVVIVTSGAIAAGRHYLNHPQLPPTIASKQLLAAVGQSQLIQAWEKLFAIYDIHIGQILLTRADIEDRERFLNARDTLHALLDNHIIPVINENDAVATAEIKVGDNDNLSALVAILVQAEQLYLLTDQQGLYESDPRKNPDAKLIPVVEQITDHIRSIAGGSGTNLGTGGMSTKIIAADVATRSGIETIIAPGSRPDVIVDLAYDKPIGTKFIAHHSDRLESRKQWLFAAPSAGMLTIDEGAENAMLVQNKSLLPAGITAVEGRFSRGEVVKIKNTSGKVIALGMLRYNSDALELIKGKKSQEIEQILGYEYGAVALHRDDMIVL
- a CDS encoding FKBP-type peptidyl-prolyl cis-trans isomerase, which translates into the protein MTTQIFEQVKLESISEKGSYGIGLQIGQQLADSQMDISVEAVAKGIFDALNRNQPALEINDLMHSVQALQQQAAEAQQAQFKAIEEEGKKFLEENAKKAGVNVTDSGLQYEILSEGNGNKPSATDKVRVHYTGTLPDGTVFDSSVARGAPAEFPVNGVIRGWVEALQMMPVGSKWKLTIPHELAYGERGAGASIPPFSPLVFEVELLDIL